A stretch of uncultured Methanobrevibacter sp. DNA encodes these proteins:
- a CDS encoding sodium-dependent transporter encodes MVEKTQWNSQLSFLFAMIGAAVGLGNIWRFSYVVYSNGGGTFFIPYLIAIAILGIPFLILEYGIGYNFKDSFSNILKRINPKLEFVSWVLLLFVFTVLIYYIVILGWDLIYLSSSFTFSWGNDVALYFVKNVGGSSNLSNLSSFIIPTTIGAIIIWVIVWFISHRDLNDGIGKISKILIPSLFIIMIGIVLYALTLPGANIGIQTLLQPDWSKLTDINIWLAAFSQILFSLSMGQAIALTYASYLPENSKLIDNVLLVVFANSSFEIFTAFGIFSILGFMSFSSGTPMVQLVSEGTGLIFVVFPMIFNIMGAMGHILAPLLFLAILFAGITSAVGIFEPMVKSTEDKFNWSRKKTVTVLSIIGCIFSLIFTTGISSYLVGVVDGFVNEFGILFLIAIQCIIFTWIFNVDSLIPVINENSRFKVGSLWKFIIKYVLPCFLIGMWLVGIYSLFTDVDSFEAIVYIVIMVLVLLFSGILTKINAD; translated from the coding sequence ATGGTGGAGAAAACTCAGTGGAATTCACAGTTATCATTTTTATTTGCAATGATTGGGGCGGCCGTTGGTTTAGGGAATATTTGGCGTTTTAGCTATGTTGTCTATTCAAACGGAGGAGGGACATTTTTTATCCCTTATCTTATTGCTATAGCTATATTGGGCATTCCGTTTCTAATATTGGAATATGGTATTGGATATAATTTTAAGGATTCTTTTTCGAATATATTGAAAAGAATTAATCCTAAACTGGAATTTGTTTCATGGGTTTTACTATTATTTGTTTTCACGGTATTGATTTACTATATTGTTATATTGGGTTGGGATTTAATATATTTGAGTTCCAGTTTCACATTTTCATGGGGCAACGATGTAGCATTATATTTTGTTAAAAATGTTGGTGGAAGTTCCAATTTGTCAAATTTAAGTTCTTTTATAATTCCGACAACAATTGGTGCAATAATAATATGGGTTATTGTATGGTTCATATCCCATAGGGATTTAAATGATGGAATAGGAAAAATTTCAAAAATATTAATACCTTCCCTTTTTATTATCATGATTGGAATAGTGCTTTACGCTTTGACACTGCCTGGAGCTAACATAGGTATACAAACATTGCTGCAACCTGACTGGAGCAAATTAACTGATATTAATATTTGGCTTGCAGCATTTTCTCAGATTCTTTTCTCATTGAGCATGGGACAGGCAATTGCGTTAACTTATGCCAGTTATTTACCTGAAAATTCCAAACTAATTGATAATGTATTGCTTGTTGTTTTTGCAAATTCGTCATTTGAGATTTTCACAGCTTTCGGTATTTTTTCAATTTTAGGATTCATGTCATTTTCATCAGGAACTCCGATGGTCCAACTGGTTAGTGAAGGTACAGGATTGATATTTGTTGTTTTCCCAATGATTTTTAATATTATGGGTGCAATGGGACACATATTGGCACCATTACTATTTTTAGCAATTTTGTTTGCAGGAATTACTTCGGCAGTTGGAATATTTGAACCGATGGTAAAATCAACAGAAGACAAATTTAATTGGTCTCGTAAGAAAACTGTAACGGTTCTAAGCATAATAGGTTGTATATTTTCATTAATATTTACAACAGGAATTAGTTCTTATCTTGTAGGGGTCGTCGACGGATTTGTGAATGAATTTGGAATATTGTTCTTAATAGCGATTCAATGTATCATTTTCACATGGATATTTAATGTCGATTCATTAATTCCGGTAATTAATGAAAACAGCAGATTCAAGGTAGGTTCCCTATGGAAATTTATAATAAAATATGTTTTACCATGCTTTTTAATAGGAATGTGGTTAGTTGGAATATATAGTCTATTTACCGATGTTGATTCATTTGAAGCAATCGTATATATTGTTATAATGGTTTTAGTTCTGTTATTCAGTGGAATTTTAACTAAAATTAATGCTGATTAA
- a CDS encoding sensor histidine kinase, with protein sequence MKIEKDYLNLEDVYEIRIFNATVKDFYNSTPQEFDIEDDPIQEFLNNISDEVHIFIPYENGKDFIIQKSSGNLLETYNLSQEDVKGRLLSKISPLFFDSLHDNLFESYTNHTTKKIRFVYYDTQNESIKKSTAKIVFYMEKIFIIVTDVYGTISNPESMIDITLDENQNNIMENLSQTGSYYKINGKYTWSQGIYNIINRPKEESDERHNIVLDLAIPEDKYKVDKILNFTNKETSQYDEILRIVDGEGILKLIEVTVYSYFDDKGVFIRQGWINVLTQRHSESTESIDFLLDGSKSTMKLAWLIEPLNKKLYSFSKGFYNLIEKDYEEYVHSREILNNIAEKEVVDEIIKLADGDITKVDETLTYKVDGDPQNIKIVNLYIERFEYNNNVHSLGFLTDVTEEMLKKEQLIESNERQLVLIKELHHRVKNNLQIINSFLNLEKRAYKNSPELVIEHMQTRLTSLALLHEKIYNSPDFKNINLKECLSDQDVSTKKLVNSPMEIEFKTYVDENINVSIEVITPLLLIIDELTMIAIRNAFPEKTTLKKITKKVTMSDKDTVILTFEEIGIGIKDSKDITDVIGCEIIKSLTKQLDGTITSIKIENGIVYELVFPIEMMHTIH encoded by the coding sequence ATGAAGATTGAAAAGGACTATCTGAATTTAGAAGATGTTTATGAAATTCGAATTTTTAATGCTACTGTAAAGGATTTTTATAATTCAACACCACAGGAATTTGATATTGAAGATGATCCAATTCAGGAGTTTCTCAATAATATTTCAGATGAGGTTCATATATTTATTCCATATGAAAATGGAAAAGATTTCATTATCCAGAAATCAAGCGGTAATCTTCTTGAGACATACAATTTATCGCAAGAAGATGTAAAAGGCAGACTATTAAGTAAGATTTCACCATTATTTTTTGATAGTTTACATGATAATTTATTTGAGAGTTATACAAACCACACTACAAAAAAAATTAGGTTTGTATATTATGATACTCAGAATGAATCCATTAAGAAAAGTACTGCAAAAATAGTTTTTTATATGGAAAAGATATTTATAATAGTTACGGATGTTTATGGAACAATAAGTAATCCTGAAAGCATGATTGATATAACTTTGGATGAAAACCAAAATAACATAATGGAAAATCTTTCGCAAACTGGCAGTTATTATAAAATAAATGGAAAATATACCTGGTCTCAGGGAATATATAATATCATCAATCGTCCTAAAGAAGAATCTGATGAGCGCCACAATATTGTTTTAGATTTGGCGATTCCAGAGGATAAATATAAAGTTGATAAGATTTTAAATTTCACAAACAAAGAAACTTCACAATATGATGAAATTCTTCGGATTGTGGATGGGGAGGGTATTTTAAAACTTATTGAAGTTACTGTTTATTCTTATTTTGATGATAAAGGTGTCTTTATTCGTCAAGGTTGGATTAATGTCCTTACTCAGAGACATAGTGAAAGTACTGAATCTATTGATTTTTTATTGGATGGTTCAAAAAGCACTATGAAATTAGCTTGGTTAATTGAACCTTTGAATAAAAAGCTATATAGTTTCTCCAAAGGTTTTTATAATCTGATTGAAAAGGATTACGAGGAATATGTTCATTCCCGTGAAATTTTAAATAATATTGCTGAGAAAGAAGTTGTTGATGAAATTATAAAGCTGGCTGATGGTGACATAACTAAGGTTGACGAAACATTGACATATAAAGTTGACGGAGACCCTCAGAATATAAAGATTGTTAATTTGTATATTGAAAGATTTGAGTATAATAATAATGTGCATAGTCTTGGATTTTTAACAGACGTTACTGAAGAGATGCTGAAAAAAGAACAATTGATTGAATCTAATGAACGACAGCTAGTATTAATTAAGGAATTGCATCACAGAGTAAAGAATAATTTGCAAATTATTAATAGTTTTTTAAATCTTGAAAAACGTGCTTATAAAAATTCTCCTGAGTTAGTTATTGAACATATGCAAACACGTTTAACTTCCCTTGCATTGCTCCATGAAAAAATATACAATTCTCCAGATTTTAAAAATATTAATTTAAAGGAATGTTTAAGTGATCAGGATGTAAGCACAAAAAAATTAGTTAATTCACCTATGGAAATCGAGTTTAAAACATATGTTGATGAAAATATAAATGTATCAATTGAAGTCATAACTCCATTGCTCTTAATCATTGATGAACTAACAATGATTGCTATAAGAAACGCATTTCCAGAAAAAACGACACTAAAAAAGATAACTAAAAAAGTAACAATGTCTGATAAGGATACTGTGATTTTAACATTTGAAGAAATTGGTATTGGAATTAAAGATTCAAAGGACATTACTGATGTCATAGGATGTGAAATAATAAAAAGCTTAACAAAACAGTTAGACGGAACTATTACTTCAATAAAAATTGAAAACGGAATTGTATATGAATTAGTTTTCCCTATTGAGATGATGCATACAATTCACTAA
- a CDS encoding PP2C family protein-serine/threonine phosphatase, with protein MNYKELFKSPIFIVFISMIINIILILIGYLWFDNNYIHLELSALLILSLLLGPYAILGFSIVELLYWILVLGMSNATVILLSLSSLIVLGILPWKLWYMTKSKRGFEIPNMNSFYSFAKIIIIILFIILQTYIFSHQIYNEIFSLNLESFYMIFILGLILLLLGMGLFGKLNIAVYTPKQIKKFMPDRLYNLALAIAIILSIATLNYQNNLCLFLILILYAIFLFKPLDEDVFKIKNRQKLTIFYKALFSIFIILIIIPTILLVSLTALGIYEDEITSEFLNYLVLLSGFFLAILIPLVIYMYFLEKQVLNPINQLSSYLLEEINDEVDLDNLVNNLNDITVNNEIKSLSESMLNMEKEFADYRANLLDVTKEKERYETELKLAHEIQHSMIPTDFEKFNETNNINLWGFMKAAHAVGGDFYDYFKIDEENIGIVIGDVSGKGVSTTLILVKTMTLIRDYATYYSDLSDALYELNNELCKNNVKGLFVGCLLAKLNIKTGELCYVNAGHRKPLIRRNNGDFEYLNEKPGLLLAGMENIHYKKHTIHLNPNDTVFLYTDGVTYANDGNDNYYGERNLQKILNQNKDNELKIIIKSVEEDINKFCNNKELSDDIAMLILKMNK; from the coding sequence ATGAATTATAAAGAACTTTTCAAATCACCAATATTTATTGTATTTATCTCCATGATAATAAATATAATACTTATACTAATTGGATACCTCTGGTTTGACAATAATTATATTCATTTAGAATTATCTGCTTTACTTATATTAAGTTTATTACTAGGCCCATATGCAATATTAGGTTTTAGCATAGTTGAACTTCTATATTGGATTTTAGTCTTAGGCATGAGTAATGCAACAGTAATCCTATTAAGTTTATCATCGCTAATTGTATTAGGAATACTGCCTTGGAAATTATGGTACATGACAAAATCCAAAAGAGGTTTTGAAATACCTAATATGAACAGTTTTTACAGCTTTGCTAAAATAATTATTATCATATTATTTATTATTTTACAAACATACATATTCTCTCATCAAATATATAATGAAATTTTCAGCTTAAACCTTGAAAGTTTTTACATGATTTTTATTTTAGGATTAATCTTGCTATTATTAGGTATGGGACTATTTGGAAAATTAAATATTGCAGTATATACTCCAAAACAAATTAAAAAATTTATGCCTGATCGATTATACAATTTAGCATTGGCAATTGCAATAATTCTTTCCATAGCCACATTAAATTATCAGAATAATCTTTGTTTATTTTTAATTTTAATATTGTATGCAATATTTTTATTTAAACCACTTGATGAGGATGTTTTTAAAATAAAAAATAGGCAGAAACTTACAATATTTTATAAGGCATTATTTTCAATATTCATTATTTTAATAATAATCCCAACAATTCTGTTAGTATCATTAACTGCACTTGGAATTTATGAAGATGAAATTACTTCTGAATTTTTAAATTATTTGGTTCTCTTATCCGGGTTTTTCTTAGCCATTCTAATACCATTAGTTATTTACATGTACTTTTTGGAAAAACAAGTTTTAAACCCAATCAATCAATTATCTTCATATCTATTAGAAGAAATAAATGATGAGGTTGATTTAGATAATCTCGTTAATAATTTAAATGACATTACAGTGAATAACGAAATAAAATCATTATCCGAATCCATGCTTAATATGGAAAAAGAATTTGCTGATTACCGTGCAAATTTGTTGGATGTAACTAAAGAAAAAGAAAGATATGAAACAGAACTCAAATTAGCTCATGAAATCCAACATTCAATGATTCCAACTGATTTTGAAAAATTCAATGAAACTAATAATATAAATCTTTGGGGATTTATGAAAGCTGCACATGCTGTTGGTGGAGACTTTTATGATTATTTCAAAATCGATGAAGAAAATATCGGAATTGTAATAGGCGACGTTAGTGGAAAAGGAGTCTCAACTACATTAATCCTAGTAAAAACTATGACATTAATTAGGGATTATGCTACATATTATTCAGATTTATCCGATGCATTATATGAACTTAATAACGAACTTTGTAAAAATAACGTTAAAGGATTATTTGTTGGTTGTTTACTTGCAAAACTTAATATAAAAACTGGAGAATTATGTTATGTTAATGCAGGACATAGAAAACCATTAATTAGGCGAAATAATGGTGATTTTGAATATTTAAATGAAAAACCAGGATTACTTTTAGCAGGAATGGAAAATATCCATTATAAAAAGCATACCATTCATTTAAACCCTAATGATACAGTATTCTTATATACAGATGGAGTTACATATGCAAACGATGGAAATGATAACTATTATGGAGAAAGAAATCTGCAGAAAATATTAAATCAAAATAAGGATAATGAATTAAAAATTATCATAAAATCCGTTGAAGAGGATATCAACAAGTTCTGTAATAATAAAGAATTATCTGATGATATAGCAATGCTTATCCTAAAAATGAACAAGTAA
- a CDS encoding PP2C family protein-serine/threonine phosphatase, with translation MDSTIIKKLFTKKWFIILFTFTVELIFNYLFEVQHIGGYYIYADIALGPIFGLMFGPMGALGFALGTLVGELLEGIGLPAPFIDFIITFFISVLTYRLWYTTFNRGKKDTPRFNSTYNIIKFLSITILISIVYFSFLVISFSLFHNLNYSYSISDVNFNVPYMLNIITFTIIFGLLLISSFNILKIPLQTPKKKITKININQNYLLAVLLICVGYFLLKEFIINIKSLRYFFNFVTIITSILLYFNTFDVTVEPTNDNYSIIEEMILVFLAIITLTIILNFNYFHVLILSYVPKIDPSYQILIILSFTSVLILLVSLIFIRFIEKTITNPLYAMIDTADNYFKTKNKVESVHKLKKYITNDDSIGLLVNSFVTLYDKIRTNLNQLQITTSEKEKFKTEFDVASQIQSNMLPKNFDEIAKNESFEIYAYMKPAREAGGDFYDYFKINEDNIYFVIGDVSGKGIPSTLFMVKTMYLIENHAKFNEDLSQVIEKVNNLAYERNDEELFVTIWLGKLNLKTGKLSYVNAGHNQPLIKHDSNNFEYMKTHPNLVIGGMEGIQYNEHEINLNAGDLIFLYTDGVTEANDNYNEFYGENRLKEIINKNKNKKLNDIINEITKDIDKFYNNSEQYDDITMLIIKYNGWVE, from the coding sequence ATGGACTCCACTATAATTAAAAAATTATTTACCAAAAAATGGTTTATTATCCTTTTCACATTTACAGTTGAATTGATATTTAATTATCTTTTTGAAGTTCAACATATAGGGGGCTATTACATATATGCAGATATTGCTCTTGGCCCAATTTTTGGTTTAATGTTTGGTCCAATGGGTGCTTTAGGTTTTGCATTAGGAACATTAGTCGGAGAACTGCTTGAAGGAATAGGACTACCTGCACCTTTTATCGATTTTATAATCACATTTTTTATTTCAGTATTAACATATAGATTATGGTATACTACATTCAATAGAGGAAAAAAAGATACTCCCAGATTTAATTCAACTTATAATATTATCAAATTTTTATCAATAACAATACTAATTTCAATCGTATATTTCTCATTTTTAGTTATATCATTTTCACTTTTCCATAATTTAAATTATTCCTATTCCATTTCAGATGTAAACTTTAATGTACCTTACATGTTAAATATTATTACGTTTACTATAATATTCGGATTATTGCTAATTAGTTCTTTCAATATCCTTAAAATACCTTTACAAACTCCTAAAAAGAAGATTACAAAAATCAATATTAATCAAAATTATCTTTTAGCAGTACTTTTAATATGCGTAGGTTATTTCCTACTTAAGGAGTTTATTATAAATATCAAATCCCTAAGGTATTTTTTCAATTTTGTTACAATAATTACTTCAATACTATTATATTTCAATACTTTCGACGTGACAGTTGAACCAACAAATGACAATTATTCAATTATTGAGGAAATGATATTAGTTTTCTTAGCTATTATAACTTTGACAATAATATTGAACTTTAACTATTTCCATGTGTTAATTTTATCATATGTTCCTAAAATAGATCCATCATATCAGATTTTAATCATTCTTTCATTCACAAGCGTGCTTATATTATTAGTTTCATTAATCTTTATCCGATTCATTGAAAAAACAATAACTAATCCGCTTTATGCCATGATAGATACTGCAGATAATTACTTTAAAACTAAAAATAAAGTTGAATCAGTACATAAATTAAAGAAATACATAACAAATGATGACAGTATCGGATTGTTAGTTAACTCATTTGTAACATTATATGATAAAATTAGAACTAATTTAAATCAACTCCAAATAACAACTTCCGAAAAAGAAAAATTTAAAACAGAATTTGATGTGGCAAGCCAAATACAATCAAATATGCTGCCAAAAAATTTCGATGAAATTGCAAAAAATGAATCATTTGAAATCTATGCATATATGAAACCTGCAAGAGAAGCTGGAGGAGACTTTTATGATTATTTCAAAATCAATGAAGACAATATATATTTTGTCATCGGCGATGTTAGTGGTAAAGGAATTCCCTCAACATTATTCATGGTTAAAACAATGTATTTAATTGAAAATCATGCAAAATTCAATGAGGATTTATCACAAGTGATTGAAAAAGTAAATAATTTAGCTTATGAAAGAAATGACGAAGAATTATTTGTAACAATCTGGCTTGGAAAATTAAACTTAAAAACTGGAAAATTATCCTATGTTAATGCGGGGCACAATCAACCATTGATTAAACACGATTCCAATAATTTTGAATACATGAAAACCCATCCGAATCTTGTCATTGGTGGAATGGAAGGAATCCAGTATAACGAGCATGAAATTAATTTAAATGCCGGAGATCTGATATTTTTATATACTGACGGAGTTACAGAAGCAAATGATAATTATAATGAATTTTATGGTGAAAATCGTTTAAAAGAAATAATTAATAAAAATAAAAATAAAAAATTAAACGATATAATAAATGAAATTACCAAAGACATTGATAAATTTTACAATAACAGCGAACAATATGATGATATAACTATGCTAATTATAAAATATAACGGGTGGGTAGAATGA